One Babesia bigemina genome assembly Bbig001, chromosome : V genomic window, GCGTACACGTGGTCGCGGCGATTCCACAAAATGTTGCGTCCCAATGCCATTTCGGCATGATTGCAAGTGTCAAAGCCTACTGAAGTCATGTCACGTCAAACATTTATCGCTATTTGGTTGAAAAATTATATCATCGGCTGCCCATGGTTGACGTTGTGTGTAACAGTATTTGGCGCCTCAACCGCGTGTCTTCTATTCTTAAGCACATAAATCGGCGCCAACACATTGCTTTCTTTTAGAATTTTGCATTTCTGTGGCTCCTGACGTTTTGGGGTGATAGCAGTTGGGTTGAGTGTCGTTTCCCCTCTCACACTTGCAGATTCTCTATACGGTACTTTGCTGTTTAATCGGTTCCCACAATATTTATACGGTGTGTGGGATTATTTGAAGATTGCGCATATTGGAATCTAAGTGTGTTCCCCGCACTTAATCCAAAAGCAGTTGTATATAGACACTTGCCGTTGTTGAACCTTAAACTAATCAAAAAACTTTTAATGATTGCGTATCGCATACGAAACGCTTAGAGAAGACGCATTCTTTCTTCATTTGGGTACACATCTATTGATTGCTGCCGTGAAGTTCGGCCGCTTACGTGATTGGATACTGTTAAGTCATTGTCACCAAGATGTCAGATTCACCCGCGGATAATGCAAAGATCGTTGTAGTGGATACTACTGAAGGTCAGCAATCACCTGAAACCTCTAAATGGAAGGCTTGGTTAGAGGACCACGATAAGCTGATATGCGCTTTGCGTAGTTTTAACTGGCGGCTGGTGTTCGGCGTTTGTATGTGGTATACACTCAATTGTGTATACGTTGTACAGCAGAAGATCTTTTTAAATGCCATACCGCTGCATGTGACATTGAGCGGGGTGCAGATGATTCTGAGTTCGATTTTCGCTTTGATCGTGGTCGGTCTTAAATTGAGACCTGCGCCAATTATCACCAACCTAAAGAAGGCGATGCAGGTATTTATCCCTATTGGCCTGTGCCATTTGTTGGTTCACTACGGCGCGGTGATTTCGATGGGTCTAGGAGCGGTGTCTTTCACGCAGGTTATCAAATCGGCGGAGCCTGTGACCACTGCTATCCTCTCTATGATAATCTTACGCGAATTCCATAGTGTATTCACGTACCTAGCTCTCGTCCCAGTTGTTGCAGGTGTGTCATTGGCATCTGTGAAGGAGTTGGACTTCAGCATCGGAGCATTTTTGTTCGCATTGCTATCTAACGTCGGGAGTTCACTGCGGTCCATTTTTGCAAAGGTGACTATGGATAACAAAATTGACATCGGAGAGAACTTGACGCCCAGTAACATATACATGATACTTACGGTGATATCCGGTGTGCTGTCTATTCCTATCGTTTTGGGAGCGGAGGCATACAAGTGGAAGTCCGTGTGGTTGACCCACACAGCCGAAATGAGCGCCGGTAAGCAGGCCGAGTTATTGTTTCACGCATTTTCGTCCGCCGTATGTTACTACCTCTACAACGATTTTGCTTTCTATTGCCTGGGTCAGATGAATCAAGTGACGCACTCTGTGACTAACACTTTAAAGCGCGTGCTGGTCATCGTTGCgtccatcatcatctttagGAACACAGTTACCCCGCTCGGTTATGTAGGTATGGCCATGGCTGTTTTGGGTGCGTTCTGGTACTCTTTGGTCAAGCAGGGCGTTTTCTCACGCAAACCTAAAGAGGCTGAGCAGGTGAACGATCGTGAAGAAGATCAAACTGCAAGCGAGCAGAAGGTGTGAGGAAACAATTCCGGTATTGTGTAGCGCGTTTTATTAATGTCGAGTCTGCGGAGCGCGCTACCGCGAATTGCCATGCCCCGTTTTATATGCAATACGCGCCTCTTCTGCACATGGTAGGCTGTGCTTTCCATTCCTAGCTTCTATCACGAAGCGTATCATATGCTAGATGGTTAGTTTCAACGAAATGAGTTGCACCTGTGTGTGAACGAGGGAGACGAGTGTCGCCCCCAACCATCTGAAGACTTCAGAGATTTCTGGAGCATATCGGACGATCTTCTATAAAAATTACAAATTAACGCAGTGAAAAGGATCGCTTAAACTCTGTACATCGGGATTAGGCGTCCTACTTAGTGAAAGACACCGCGTTTGATTTTTTGTGTGCGACTTTGAATAATTTTTATTAATTACTGACATTATGTGCCTCCACAAGTTGCGTAGACGTGGAATTGCGCAAAGATGTCTCGCATTGCTGCACTATGCGGCCCATGTGCAGCCAAATAATTCTGTTTTAGCGCAGAAAATTCTGCACGACCCCATCGGCAATGGTGAGCGGCTAGCGCCTGTGGCCTTCCACGATTCTTTCTTTACTTACTATTACGGTCTCTTAAATACCTCAAAATTGGCCTTAGAATTTTTGCTAGTCAGCGACATCTACGGTCTTCTTTAGTAGTCGCACCTTCCACGTAGTAGGAAGGCGTCGTTTCTTGCCGGTGTTTTATTCCTTTCATCAACAGCTTTCTCCATTTAGTCAAATTTGTAGGCGCTGATTAATATATCAGATGTGCAAATCATTGTGTGAATTGGTGTCTGCTGTAGTTGCATGTCTATAGAAAGTGTATGAGAGTGGAAGGCTCGCCTTCTGTTTTGTCTTAATCGCATTTTGTGCGGATTCTGTCCAATACATCTTGCGTTTTGGATGCCATATAAGTATTCAAAAGGCGAATAGCTTGCATATGCCTACTTTGTAGGTAAGTTGTTGTTACTCAGGTCTCAAAAATGGAAGTCAATCAGAAGAACGTTGACGCGTCGGATGTCGCGTTCGCAAACCTACATGATGAGGAATACGAACGTGCACTTCCAGCTTCGGCATTTCCTGAAAAGCGTACTAAACGAACGTGGATAGAGTATATACTGGGACTGGATTGGTGGCTTATCATCGGTTTCGTCTTGTGGTATGCGCAAAATGCTTGTTATGTGGTCTTCAACAAACTGTTTTTGAACGAATTACCGCTGCCTTGGACCTTGAGTGCCTTCCAACTGCTAATTGGGTGGTTTTTCATGATCGTGTTTTGGGGGTGCAACATCCGAGACAAACCCAACTTCGACAACGTACGCAAATTTTTCGTCACCTTTCTGCCCATGTCGTTTCTTCATTTCCTGGTGCACGTGTCCGCAGTGATTTCTATGGGTCTAGGAGCTATATCATTTACTCACGTTGTGAAGGCGCTCGAGCCAGTGATCACTGTCATCTTGTCCATGCTGTGCCTCCACGAATTCATGAACGTATACGCGTACCTTGCTCTCATACCAATTGTTGGAGGTGTGGCGTTGGCATCCATAAAGGAACTGAACTTCAGCATCGGAGCATTTTTGTTCGCCATGCTCTCCAACGTCGCGGGAGCAACGCGCTCCATTTTGGCCAAGGTCACTTTGAAGAACAAAGCAGACATTGGAGAAAACCTTACGGCAAACAATATCTACATGATATTGACTTTGATTGCTTCGCTCATATCGCTTCCTTTCCTGGTTGGCTTCGAAGCGCGTCACTGGATCCCAGTCTGGACCAAGGCAACGGCAAATATGACGCAAAGCGAAAAACTTTGGCTCCTTTTCTATGGTTTCGCATCTTGCTTCTTCTACTTCTTGTCGAATGATAGCGCATTTTATTGCCTGGGCCAAATCAACCAAGTAACCTACTCTGTGGCAAACACTGCTAAACGTGTTTTGCTCATAGCCTCATCCATCATTGTCTTTAAGAACAAGGTCACTGGAATGGGTTATATTGGAATGATCTTTGCGGTTTTGGGAACGTTCGTCTATTCAATGGTCAAATAATTTCTCTATGCGCAAGGTTTCTCGTGATGGCCGTATTGTGTGGAGATGTCTGTGGGCTGAAATTTGGCAACACCACTCCGTATTGCTTTTCTGGGGCTTATGTTCAGGTTTCTCGGGTACTTATGCCTCATTAGCGTGATCTATTTGATCACGCGTATAACGTACGCACACAACCTTCCATCTGGACATTTCAAGAGGTCAAGAATGTTTCAAGCGGTCCCAACACACTGCGTTCCTTTGACGTCAACTTTGTGCAAGGGTATAATCCCGAAACGGGGTTGAACAAAAACATAGGAAACGCCTCATAACGCTCTGCGCGGTTACTACACTGAAAGACCATCACGCAGTTGCTGCAGCATGGAAGACCAGATGCATCCTAATCAATTTGCTACTTTGGTGGAGATTTCACGAGTTTGGTACTATGTAAATAGACCCTATTTACACAAGCAGCGTTGAGTATTGCCGGTTCGACGTATGTTTTCGTGGCATGCTCGATACAACGCGCAAGGTACTGACATCTCTCTCGAAAAGCAGCCTCAAAATTGATTTTGCATACTTCAATTTCCCGCTGCCTTTTGTACACGCGTAAGAGATAGTTACGCTGTTCTTGCCTCTCCAGAACCTTTTTAAGTATTGTTTCAGCCAATTCGCACGGTGTAACACCGCTGTCGTGAAGTTTCATGAGTTGCTCATATGCATATCTGGCCCGGCTAGCTGCGGCGTGGTTCGGCATGCCCATATTAATGTAGTGTTCAGCCAGTGTATCCATCTCGACGGCCAATTTGTCAAACCCGCCTGGAGCCATGTCTATCGGCTTTAACTCTGTGAGGGCATTCTGTATGGTGCGCGGTGGATCGTACTTGCCGAGGGGCCGATATCGTATGATGAGTGACATGAGTTTAATGCAGTCCTCCGAGCACGTAGTCTGGCGGTATGCAAGCCTCTGTGGGAGGAACACTCCTGAGAACTTGCATATTGACATATTCTTGTCGTGCATCAAAAATCTTTGCTCAATCTCCACTGGGGTTATTATCTTGTGGTATCTCAGCTTTTGGATAATTTCTTCGCCGAACACGTTGTTTATAGCCGTGTAGTTTCCCTTCGGCATCATCCCGTCCAAAATTTTGCAGAGTGTATCATGTGCCGAAATGTTGAGATATTTCATCTTGGTTGCGCAACAATTTACGAATTGCGCGATCGTCCATCCTGGCAATTCAATGCTTATTTTTTCAAGCTCGAACTGGGACTTGAAGGTCTCCATTGTTATGTCAATGTTGAACGTGTCCTCAACACTCAATAACGTCTTGATGTATTCCAATAGCATGTTTGAAACGTTGCGATACATCGCCATTGTCATACGATTGACCTCCTGAGATGCATGAGGTTCCATCCGAAGGCTAGGGTTCGCAATGTAATCAAAAAATTGCGACGCAGTCGTGAAGTTAGACACCACTGCTTCATCATCGAGGTTGTATCCGTGGGATGCTGCGACCAATTAACGGGTCAATTGGAGGGAATGAATCTTACCTGCCATATCtacggcgctgctgaagtATGGCTGTAACACGGAGTATACGAATACCGGTATCAATGGGTAGATGGAAACGTTTTCTAGAGGCACGCTAGGAAGCGCCCAGCCCGAGGGGATATTGAACTTGACCATATTGTGCATCCGCTTGAACGCCAGTTTAATATATCTTGGCACTGTGATAATTGTAAGGATCTTGTTCAGATGCAACAGGAATTTGGTGAAGTTGTTCAGCTCCTCGCTATTGGGTGCCGCCTTACATGGTAGCACTAACCGGTGCTGCTTCATGAAGGTTGCAAAAGACTCGTTGAACTCGTACGAATAGAATGTGCGAGCGTTAGGCGCAGAGATAACTTTGGATGCTGCGTATATCCTCAGCATTTGTGCAAACGGGGAACTTGAAGCGTTTAGTGGCGCATGTGGCTTGAAGCACAGTTGGAGCTCTTCACGCAGCAGGGTAAACAAAAGGGCGACGAATTGCATGTGCACCCTTGGTTTGTCCATACTGGCATAAAGCTACACAGTTTTGAGGTTATACGCGCATGCACTTACGCAAGTAACAAAATCTTCAACCATTGTGATTGCGTTCCCGAATAGGCAGAGCCTAACAAGATATGCGGGTTGTAGGAATACTATTTGAACAATCTGCTGTATCTGCGGCATCAATTGCGTGTACACCTTAAAATGCCTGTCAAACAAACTCGGCGGACGGGATTGCGGGCGACCAATGTTGCCTATAAACCCTTGTATGGCTGCCTCCAGTTTGGACTGCTGGGCATTCATTTCACCATGGTACCTGTCCAGCTCGAGTATAAAGTCTACATGGTGTTTCAAACACTTGACAAGATCGTCCTGCAGCTTGTAAGCGGTGCTGTATGAGTTACCAAACCTCGAATGACTTCAACGACGACTCCCAACATAGGCGCTCTTCGTTTTGCAAAATAATTTGGAGGCTTTTCCAATCCACCACACTCTTGTCCTCGGTGAAATGCAATTCATTTATAAGCGACTCTACTGTCAACGCAAACGCAGACTGCGCCTTGTTAAATGTCCACTTTGCACTTACCAGGTCGTTGTTCGTGGTCATGTTGTCAAATCTGTTCAACATATCACCGACCAGACTCATAGTGGCAATCTGAATTGCTATGCGCGTTAACGGTTTAAACCTACAGCTGTGGGTTTGTAAGTCACCTTGTCACGCGTTTCACCGATTCCCAAGCGGCCATCAGATGATGTACCCCAGGCATACGCATCTCCGTTGCTGTGGCATGCTATGTAACTGATTTGCGTAACCTTACACTGTTGTACACGCAGCGAACGACCGCGACGTTGCTATAGACAGAACGGGGGATTCGATTGTCACCAAGGATGGTCTTTCAATGAAACCCGTTGATGCGACATCTTTAGACGTAACAGGGACCCCTAATTGCCCTGAAGAGTTATCTCCCCAAGCGATCAGCTGATTAAGATAAACAAACAGATGCTTTTACCTACGTGTCCTTGATCCGTGATGACGAAGGAATGATTCGATGATGCAGCCACGCTATGAACTTTGGCGACTCCCGATTGGCTAGGTAAATTGGCAACCAAGGTCGGCTCGACAAGAGTATCATCGCTTCCATTGACGTAGGCGCCCTTTCCCCAACCGTAAAGATCATGTTCCATAGATACGGCCAGTGAGTGAGAAGCGCCCACAGCCATATCTATAAACTTAAGTCCGCTTTTTACGCAGGTAAATGTATTCACTCCCGCCGTATCGCCAGTTCCCAGCCTTCCATCCGCTCCCGACCCAGTCGAGTACAACGTCCCATCGTGCTGCAGGAGTAACGAGTGAGTATTGCCTGCAACATTTGATGGCACTTATTATTCGGCGAACCTAACACGACCTTGTAAACGCCTGATATGTACGTTATTTTGCGCGGCGTCATTATAACAGCATTCGTGCATTCGTCCCCAAGTCCCAACTTCCCTCCAGACGAGGAACCAAACACCCATGCCATGCCCACTTCATCGTTCTCGAAGCCGTCGTGTTTCGCCGTTGTCACACAGCAGCTATTGTTGAACCCTGCAAATGCCTTTATAGCATATTCCAGGGATATCACGTGCTCCGGGAAGCCCCTGGGCCTGAGGTCACCTGCATGTGGTGATGGCGCTTTGGTTATCACGACAAACCTAATCCAAGCTGTCCCGAGTCATTTTGTCCCCACGAAAAGACCAGTCCTTCGATGGTTACCGCTATTGTGTGGTTAGATCCGCATGCGATACTTCTGATTTTTGTGCTGAAATAGTTTAGAGGCCTGGGTTCGTTGTACGTCTGAATAAATTGCATTAGTAATGTTGAAAAGTTTCTTACCTCGGCGTTTGCAGTATCATCTGAAAATCCGCTCCCTTTACAAGCTCCCCAAGTGTACACAGTTCCGTTACAAGTAAGCAACGCCCCGTGGGCCGTGCCAACTGAGAGCTGTTTTATTCGTCTTTCATCAGCCACATTAGCGGCATTCAATTCGAGAGGTGATTCAGATTTGTGTACATCTTGCGTTTGCGACCGTTGCTTTAATATAGGATCCACGAAAACCCTACTCCTGAGTTCGGCCACGAACTTGGGATGTTGGAAGTCAGATACGTTACCGTGTCCCAACCTGAAACAGCTCCCGACACCCCAAGTTAGTATATCTCCATAAGCGTTGACGGCTGCACAGCTATATGGGCCTGCTGCGATATATACGTTCTTCGACCCGGCCTCCGTGACCTTCTGAGGAACGTGTGCGATTTTTGGCACATCGGCTGACGTCGACATGCAACCCAGCATATGCCCCCATTGATATATACATCCTTCTTCAGTTAGCGCCAACGTGACGCCTGCACCACATGCCACCTGGTTATTTTGTGAGCTACAAAGATATGTAGCATACCTGAACTACTTTCGTGTCACCAAGGGCCTCAACCAAGGTAGGTATAACCGCGTCATCTACCGAGGTTCTGCGCCCAAGCTTACCGCCTTTTGAAGATCCCCACGTATATACTTTCCCGTCGCTATCTATACACGCTGAATGTGTGTCACCACACGCGGCCTGTTTCACTTGGTGTTCATCTAGAGATCCGACCATCTTGGGGGTGTACTGCGTCCTAGTATTCCCTATTCCAAGTCTGCCGTTTCCTGTGAGTTGCTATTAAATGCGTGTTTTGCTGTTACCTCCATATCCCCATGCCCACAGTTTGCCCGCATCGTCGACGCCAAATGAGTGACGGCATCCAGCAGCACAACTTGTCATGAATGTTTCATATGGGAATCGCACTCTGACAGGGGTGTAGCTATTGTGGCTTTCCCCTGTACCTAGGACGCCGAATGAACCCATACCCCAGGAGAACAGCGATCCATCCACCGTTGTCACCAGTGTATGGTTGGCTCCGCATGCAAGCGAAATAACATTGTGCTTGAGGTTCACCGATAGTCCGACTGGTTGCGGCTCCGCTGTACACCATGCCGATTCTGTATCGGATGTTGTGCTGTATGGTAGATTATGCGATGACTGTGCGTGGTCGTCGATATCGTATCCCAGCCGGCCCGCGGTGCCTAGGCCGAACGTGTATACTGTACCGCCTGAGACACTCGTTGCACCATGTGGCATCACGAGAGCTGCAGAATGATAATCCCCGCACGACACTTGCAAAACGTTTTTCTGTTTGAAGAAAGGTACGGCTTTGGGTGTTTTTGCCAAGTTGGTATTGAGTCCATGTCCAATACAGTTGAAATTCCCTTTTCCCCAAGAATACAGATTGAATTCGGCATCTTTGACGGTGTCATGTCCAGTCGAAAATGCATTTGCCTCCCCTAATGCCACAGATTTCGTAACGCAGAGTGCATGGTTGAGGCCAAGGGCAACCACCAGAGCTGCCTGTGGCCGTTTttcggtgacatggtcaccaTCCACATCACTACTCATGTTAATTCACCCATGGCTACTAACAAAAGACATATGTGTGAGCTCCAAGCCTCCCACCCAGCAGTATGATCAGACACGACCGCCGCGGCAACGCCGCTACGCGGCGTAGACAATCAGCCATTTATCAACATTATTACTTCCAATTTGTGTGATATGATACTACTAGTCGAGGTGTGTTGGTGTAACGTTCACAGAGTAATCGAAAGCCCATTCCTCCGTGTGGCTATAGTACTGAGTACCTCCCGGTCATCTTCTGCATCACAGGCTGCCCATATTGCGGTATCGCGGCTGACTGTACGATCTTCCTCAATTCGCTCCTGCAAATTGCTGTGTAATGCGGTAATAATGACTCACAATGCGGATTGGACGCTCACAACGCTCGGGCCGGATATCTCTATATACAATCCCTTGGTGCCTCCCAGCACGTTCAAGTTGCGCGTAGCCGTCTCAACCGGTATATAACGGCCTTTTACTTGTAGCGTAACGCCTGCTTGCTCCATCACATACGACAGCACCTCCTTGTTCGTGATGCGATGCCTGACCAACTCCGGGAACGAGTTGATGTCGAATTCGTCATGCGCGTACCCAGTGTTGGCATCGATGTATCCCGCACAAGTGAGACCCTTAATCATGGGTTCCGGTTCGCGCTGTAGAGGGTTTGAAATGCAAAGAGGTGAAACAAACCGTGATTATGGGCTTGTCGAAGGGGTTAGTTTCCTTCTGTTGTGTTTGTGTCAAAGAAGACTGCAATCCGCCGGAAGACTGATACAAAAAAATGTGAAGGGTAAAGATTTAGACTTACCGTTTTGATATTTGCTATACCACCAGTTGCATTTTCGGCCAACGCTGCCtcctcctcttcgtccATGTCGTTATTGAAACCTAATATACACATAGAACACAAGGACATTGTGCACTTACCAAGAGCTTTACATGCGTATTGACGctcctgctgctgccgtgactTCTCGGCGTCCGTAAACTTGAACCCACGGCCACCGAATCCGCCCCCGATGCGCACCTTGTGTTTTCCGTCCAACGTTGCTAAGTGTGCCTCAGCGAGATGTTGGAGATCCATTGGCACCTCTTGGTTAGACGCTTTAAGTGCTTTAATGATATCGTGCGACTTCGCGCCTTCCTCAGGCGTAATGAACGTGTAGCTCGTGCCGATGTTGCCTGCTCGCCCAGTTCTGCCCACTCGGTGGACGTAGTCTTCGATGTGATCCGGTGTTGCGTAGTTGATGACTAGGACGACCGACTTGACGTCGATCCCCCTTGCTGCGATAGATGTTGCAATGAGTATCCCCTTGGTCCCGTCTCTGAAGTCTTGGAGCGTGAACTCCCTATCAGTCTGGTCCTGACCTCCATGTAACACGGCACACTCGTAACCATGTTTTATAAgttctgcaaacatattGTCGGCGTCTACCTGTCTATTGACGAAAATTATGATGCTGCCGTGCTCATGCCACTCCCCTAGCAGTTTGAGCAACGCATAGATTTTCTGATTCTCCCGGAGCACCATGACGTGCTGGTCCACTTGCGATGCACTCTTTCCCGACTCTCCAACAACTACTTGCAGAGGCTTGGTGAGGATTTTCTTCGCCAGAGCCTCGATGGTTGGAGGGAAAGTGGCTGAAAACAGAGCGGTTTGCCTGTCCGGTCGTACATTGTCAATGATGGCGCTAATCTGCGGACTGAACCCCAGGTCGAACATGCGGTCGGCCTCATCGATGACTACGAAGGTGACCCTCCTCAAGTTGGTGACCTTTCCGTTGCTGATGGTGAGAACCTCTATTAGCCTCCCCGGTGTTCCACAGACTATTTCCGCCCCTCTCTTTagcgcattgagttgttcaCCTATTGGAGCTCCTCCGTAAACAGCCTTGGTGCGCAATCCGACAAGTTTCGATAGTTTCGAACTCTCCGCCCCAATCTGGCTGGCAAGTTCCCTTGTAGGCGCAATAATAAGCACAATCATACCGTCGTTTTCTCTCAGCTTGGGCTGGTATAGAACATGCCTGATGGCAGGGAGCAAGTAGGCTAGTGTCTTTCCCGAACCGGTTTCTGCTATTGCCAGGACGTCGCGCCCGCACATGAGGGCAGGTATGCATTGCATCTGAATAGGAAACGGCTTCTCGTAGTTGCGATGTTGTAGAAGCGCTAGTATTGGATCAGGCAGCCCGCACTGTGAGAAGTTGTAAATAGGTCTTGGGCATTGCTTCCCCCGGACCCTGATGTTTCCATTTGCCTTCCTGAAAGCGTCCACTTCGTGTTCCTTCATCGCAGTTATTGCTGAGATCTGCACATAGAAATTCTTCTTGAAAGGAGGGTAATCAATCGTAGAATGGTCTACCTTGGGCATCTCAATTCTGCTTCGAGTGCTGCCCTTGAACATTTCGGAATAGTCTACAGTCTGCGTTCGTTCGGGTTTTTCGTCATCGCTGGATATTACACCATCGTCACCGTCGTGTTGTTTTGAGTCCCTCTTAGTTTTGCGCCGCAGCTGTGAGAGGAACTCCTCTTCACAGTCTTCACCTGCTGCTTCGGGTTCGTTGGACATGGCCATAATTTCTTCCAACGTCACGGATTTCCCCACGTCCGATGATATGCTTGAGTTAGGGTCCAATATGGGTGCGAGTTGCACATGTTTCAACTCCTCCTCACTCTCCTTGAGTATGTTCGTCATGTATAAGTCCAGAGGATCAACATCTCCCGCATCGGCGCTATCTTGCGCATCCTCCTTTCCCTGCGCTTCTGTTTGCACCTGGAAGAAACTTTCAAGCGCATTGTTTTCCACTTTCTTAGATTTGGCTGCGCCAAGTTTCAACGACAGTATCTTGGTTGCCCCGCCACCATTGGTCATGGAAGCACGTAATTTCTTCTCCTCTGCGAGCTTTTTAAAGCGAGCTAGACGATCCAACTTTGCTGCATCCTTGTCAGGCAGTTGCTTTTGAGCACTGGCATCAGTGGCAGTTTCCACTGTGTGTTGTGTTTGTCTATCCGAGTGAGTGCGCTCATCCTGCTCTGCGGGATATTTGGTAGATTCCGCAGACCGCCCATCTCGCAGCGCCGCATCTGCATCGTCACGAGCATCACGCTTCGAATGCCTGCGCTCTGATGACTTGCGCCGGTCCTTGTGATGGTCACGTGAGCGAGAACGGTACCTCTTGGATACCTCTTCATCGCCGGAAACGTCCGAGTGCAAGGAGTGTTTTCGACGGCGATCGCGGTGTCTTCCATCTATGCTTGGCGATCTAGATCGACCGTGCCTTCGTGAATGTCGCGATTTTGCCTCGTGCGGCGACCTGCTGCGGTGTCTATGTGACCGACCGCGGCCGTCGTCTCCTCGAGACCGCTCATAAAGGGACCCACGGAATCCCATTCAGGATTAAC contains:
- a CDS encoding triose or hexose phosphate/phosphate translocator, putative, which encodes MEVNQKNVDASDVAFANLHDEEYERALPASAFPEKRTKRTWIEYILGLDWWLIIGFVLWYAQNACYVVFNKLFLNELPLPWTLSAFQLLIGWFFMIVFWGCNIRDKPNFDNVRKFFVTFLPMSFLHFLVHVSAVISMGLGAISFTHVVKALEPVITVILSMLCLHEFMNVYAYLALIPIVGGVALASIKELNFSIGAFLFAMLSNVAGATRSILAKVTLKNKADIGENLTANNIYMILTLIASLISLPFLVGFEARHWIPVWTKATANMTQSEKLWLLFYGFASCFFYFLSNDSAFYCLGQINQVTYSVANTAKRVLLIASSIIVFKNKVTGMGYIGMIFAVLGTFVYSMVK
- a CDS encoding regulator of chromosome condensation (RCC1), domain containing protein, putative, producing MSSDVDGDHVTEKRPQAALVVALGLNHALCVTKSVALGEANAFSTGHDTVKDAEFNLYSWGKGNFNCIGHGLNTNLAKTPKAVPFFKQKNVLQVSCGDYHSAALVMPHGATSVSGGTVYTFGLGTAGRLGYDIDDHAQSSHNLPYSTTSDTESAWCTAEPQPVGLSVNLKHNVISLACGANHTLVTTVDGSLFSWGMGSFGVLGTGESHNSYTPVRVRFPYETFMTSCAAGCRHSFGVDDAGKLWAWGYGGNGRLGIGNTRTQYTPKMVGSLDEHQVKQAACGDTHSACIDSDGKVYTWGSSKGGKLGRRTSVDDAVIPTLVEALGDTKVVQVACGAGVTLALTEEGCIYQWGHMLGCMSTSADVPKIAHVPQKVTEAGSKNVYIAAGPYSCAAVNAYGDILTWGVGSCFRLGHGNVSDFQHPKFVAELRSRVFVDPILKQRSQTQDVHKSESPLELNAANVADERRIKQLSVGTAHGALLTCNGTVYTWGACKGSGFSDDTANAETYNEPRPLNYFSTKIRSIACGSNHTIAVTIEGLVFSWGQNDSGQLGLGDLRPRGFPEHVISLEYAIKAFAGFNNSCCVTTAKHDGFENDEVGMAWVFGSSSGGKLGLGDECTNAVIMTPRKITYISGVYKVVLGNTHSLLLQHDGTLYSTGSGADGRLGTGDTAGVNTFTCVKSGLKFIDMAVGASHSLAVSMEHDLYGWGKGAYVNGSDDTLVEPTLVANLPSQSGVAKVHSVAASSNHSFVITDQGHLIAWGDNSSGQLGVPVTSKDVASTGFIERPSLVTIESPVLSIATSRSFAACTTVNGDAYAWGTSSDGRLGIGETRDKVTYKPTAIATMSLVGDMLNRFDNMTTNNDLSAFALTVESLINELHFTEDKSVVDWKSLQIILQNEERLCWESSLKSFEDDLVKCLKHHVDFILELDRYHGEMNAQQSKLEAAIQGFIGNIGRPQSRPPSLFDRHFKVYTQLMPQIQQIVQIVFLQPAYLVRLCLFGNAITMVEDFVTCLYASMDKPRVHMQFVALLFTLLREELQLCFKPHAPLNASSSPFAQMLRIYAASKVISAPNARTFYSYEFNESFATFMKQHRLVLPCKAAPNSEELNNFTKFLLHLNKILTIITVPRYIKLAFKRMHNMVKFNIPSGWALPSVPLENVSIYPLIPVFVYSVLQPYFSSAVDMAASHGYNLDDEAVVSNFTTASQFFDYIANPSLRMEPHASQEVNRMTMAMYRNVSNMLLEYIKTLLSVEDTFNIDITMETFKSQFELEKISIELPGWTIAQFVNCCATKMKYLNISAHDTLCKILDGMMPKGNYTAINNVFGEEIIQKLRYHKIITPVEIEQRFLMHDKNMSICKFSGVFLPQRLAYRQTTCSEDCIKLMSLIIRYRPLGKYDPPRTIQNALTELKPIDMAPGGFDKLAVEMDTLAEHYINMGMPNHAAASRARYAYEQLMKLHDSGVTPCELAETILKKVLERQEQRNYLLRVYKRQREIEVCKINFEAAFRERCQYLARCIEHATKTYVEPAILNAACVNRVYLHSTKLVKSPPK
- a CDS encoding triose phosphate/phosphate translocator, putative; this translates as MSDSPADNAKIVVVDTTEGQQSPETSKWKAWLEDHDKLICALRSFNWRLVFGVCMWYTLNCVYVVQQKIFLNAIPLHVTLSGVQMILSSIFALIVVGLKLRPAPIITNLKKAMQVFIPIGLCHLLVHYGAVISMGLGAVSFTQVIKSAEPVTTAILSMIILREFHSVFTYLALVPVVAGVSLASVKELDFSIGAFLFALLSNVGSSLRSIFAKVTMDNKIDIGENLTPSNIYMILTVISGVLSIPIVLGAEAYKWKSVWLTHTAEMSAGKQAELLFHAFSSAVCYYLYNDFAFYCLGQMNQVTHSVTNTLKRVLVIVASIIIFRNTVTPLGYVGMAMAVLGAFWYSLVKQGVFSRKPKEAEQVNDREEDQTASEQKV